The segment TCTGCTTGCCGGGCATCGAATCCAGGGTGAAGCGCGCGCTGACCTCGGAGATGCGCCCGGCGCCCTTGGTCACGACCACGAAGTTGATGATGACCAGAATGGCGAACACGATGAGACCGACCGCGTAGTTGCCCCCGACGACGAACTCGCCGAACGATTCGATCACCTGGCCGGCCGCGTCCGCCCCGGTATGCCCCTCGAGCAGGACCACGCGCGTGGAGGCGATGTTGAGGGCGAGCCGCAGCAGGGTCGCCAGCAGCAGCACCGTGGGGAAGGTGGCGAAGTCCAGCGGCCGCTGCGTATACACGCAGGCGAGGATGATGACCAGCGACAGCGCGATGTTGAAGGTGAAGAACACGTCGAGCATCAGCGGCGGCAGCGGCACCACCAGCATCGCCAGCAGCGCCAGCATCAGCAGCGGGGCCCCCAGCATGCCGTGGCGGCCGATATCGCGGATGCTGCCCAGTACGTTTGCCTCAGCCATGTGCGTTCCTCGTTCGCGTATCTGCGTTCATGTTCACTGCGTCCGGTGCCGGCGGCGTCATTCGTCGCGTCGCAGGTCGTCCGGAATCGGTAGATCGTTGAATTCCTTGTGCGCGCCGGCCCCGCGCCGCGGCCGGCGGCGCAGCTGGTAGGCGTAGGCCAGGATCTGCGCCACCGCCAGGAACAGGCCCGACGGGATCTCCTGGTCCAGGCGCGTGCTGTAGAAGATGGCGCGCGCGAGCGGCGGAGCGGACAGGATCGGCACCTTGTGCCTGAGCGCCATGTTCCTGATTTCCATGGCGACGAGATCCTTGCCCTTGGCCACGACTACCGGCGCCGACATCCGGGCCTGGTCGTAGCGCAGCGCCACCGCATAGTGCGTCGGGTTGGTGATGACCACGTCGGCTTTCGGCACCGCGTCCATCATGCGGCGGCGCGACTGCTCATGCTGGATCTCGCGGATGCGGCGTTTCATCTCCGGGCTTCCGTCCGTCTGGCGGAATTCGTCCTTGATCTCCTGGCGTGTCATCCGGAGTTGCTTGTTGTGGTCCCAGATCTGGAACGGGACATCGATGGCGGCGATCACGATCATGGCCCCGCTCAGGATCAGAAAGGCATGCAGCAGCAGCGTTCCGGCATCGGCGATCGCCGGATTAACGTCCTCGCCGCCCAGCCCGAGCAGCGCCTCCGCGTTCCCCATCAGGATCAGAATGGCGACCGCCAGCACGACACAGAACTTGGCGAGCGCCTTGACCAGCTCGACCAGGCCACGCACGGCGAATATGCGGCCCACGCCCTTGATCGGATCGAGCTTGTCCCACTTGAAGGACATCGCCTTGGCGCTGAAGGACCATCCGCTCAGGGCCATCGGCGCGAGCAGCGCGGCCGCCACCACCAGGACGAAGAACGGCATCAGCGCGCCGGTCGACTCGAAGATCGCCTGCTGCAGCTTGAGCAGCATGGTGGCGGGATCCATCAGCTCCGCGCGCGGGACGGCGAAGGAAAGCTCCATCGTGCGCAGGTTCTGGCGCACGATGCCGTCCCCGAGCAGCATCATGCCGGCGGCGGAGATCAGCAGCACGGCCATGGTGGTAAGCTCGCGCGAGCGCGGCACCTGGCCGCGTTCGCGTGCCTCCTGCAGGCGCTTGGGGGTGGCCTGTTCGGTGCGTTCCTGCGCGGAATGTTCCGACACGGCGCTACTCCGTCGTCATCGCACGGATCGCGTCGAAGGCGCTCTCGGTCATGCTCGAGAACTGCGGCGCGAACAGCGGCAGCGACAGCAGAATGAAAATGAACCCGAGCATGAGCGAGATCGGGAACCCGATGACGAAGATATTGAGCTGGGGTGCGGCACGCATCATGACGCCGAAGGCGGCGTTGACGAGGAGCAGCGAGGCCAGGGCCGGCAGGGAGATGATCAACGCGCCCTTGAAGATCCATCCCGCCCATTCGAGCAGCACCCACAGGCCGTTTCCGCGGATCGACCCGAGCGCCACCGGAATCGTCCGGAAGCTGTCGACGAGGGTCTCGATCAGGATCAGGTGGCCGTTCAGCACGAGGAAGATCAGTGTGGCCAGGACAATATAGAACTGGCTCACCACCGGAACCGTGACGCCGTTGGCAGGATCCATCATCTGGGCGAACCCCAGCCCCATGGTCTGACCGATCAGATTGCCGCCCATTTCCACCGCGCTGAACACCAGCCGCATCAGGAAGCCCATTGCGAGCCCGGTCATGACCTGGGCGCCGGCGATCAGGATGCCCTGGACGCTCGCGGGATCGACCTGCGGGCCCGGCGGCAGCACGGGCGCCACGACCAGGGTCAGCGCCAGGGCGATGCCGACACGGAACCGCATCGGCACGACGCGCACGCCCAGGATCGGCGCCACCGTCACCAGGGCGGCGATGCGGAAGAACGGCCACAGGAAACCCGTGAGCCATTGCGTCAGTTCCTGGTCCGTGAAGTTCATCTGTGCATCACCCCGCAGCCCCTTCCGCTCATCCGATCAGCGACGGGATGCTGCGGATCAGCTCCTCGGTATAGTTGATCAGCGAGCGCAGGATCCAGGGGCCGGCGGCGACCATCACCCCCAGCACCACGAACAGCTTGGGGATGAAACTCAGCGTCTGCTCGTTGATCTGGGTGGCGGCCTGGAACATGCTGACCAGCAGGCCGATGCCGAGCGCGGGCAGCAGCAGCACCGCGAGTATCAGCAGGGTGACATAGAGCGCATTCTGGCCGAGGGTGACGACGGATTCCGGGGTCATGGCGTATCTCCTGTGCGAATCGGCCCGATGCGGTTCAGGTGGAAAAGCTCGCGGCCAGGGTGCCGAGGATCAGCGCCCAGCCGTCCACCAGCACGAACAGCATGATCTTGAACGGCAACGATATGATCAGCGGCGACAGCATCATCATGCCCATCGACATCAGGACGCTCGCCACCACCAGATCGATGATCAGGAACGGGATGAAGATGATGAACCCGATCTGGAACGCGGTCTTCAGCTCGCTGGTCAGGAAGGCCGGCATCAGCAGCGTGAACGGCACCTGCTCGCGCGACTCCACCGCCGGGGTCCCGGAGATCTCGGCGAACAGGCTCAGGTCCGAATCGCGCGTCTGCGCCAGCATGAACTTCTTCATCGGCGCGCTGCCGCGCTCGAGCGCCTCCTGCATCGTCACCTTCTCCTCGGTGTACGGCAGCACGGCGTCGTTGTAGACGTCGGTGAACACCGGCATCATGATGAACACCGTCAGGAAGAGCGCCAGCCCGATCAGCGTCTGGGTGGTCGGCGTCGAGGCCGTGCCGAGCGCCTGGCGCAGGATCGCGAGCACGATGATGATGCGCGTGAACGAGGTCATCATCATGAGGGCCGCCGGCAGCAGCGACATCACGGTCATCAGCGCCAGGATCTGCAGGCTGAGACTGTAGGTCTTGCCGCCGTCGGGGGCCGTCGTCACGGTGACCGCCGCCAGACCGGAATCGGCGAGGGCGGCCGCACAGGGAACCAGCGCGGCGATAAGGACGAGAATGAGCCTGATCATGACGGCGAAATTCTCTTTCTGAGTTCCTGATTGAAACGTCCGAGGAAACTGGCGGGCGGCGCGCCGCTGACGGAATCTTCCGCCCCTGGCTCGGGCGCCGGCTCCAGCACGTGCAGCGTCCTGATGCAGCCCGGTGCGACTCCGACCAGCAGGCGGTCAGTGCCGGCCTGGACGATCACGATGCGCTCGCGCTGGCCGAGGTTGATGCCGCCAACCACCCTCAGCTGACCGTGCGAGACCCCCTGCACGCGACCGTAACGCCGCAGCACCCACGCACCCGCGAAGATCAGCGCCAGCACGGCGCCGAGGCCGGTGATCATCTGCAACACGCTCGCGAACGAGACTGCGCTCTTGTGGGCGAGGGCGGGATCCGCACCCTGAGCCAGGGCTGCCACGGGAAACACCAGCAGCGGCAGGCAACCGCAGGCGGCGCGCGCGAAGGCAAGTACCGGGAGATTTCTCGGCATCAACATGCTCCGACGCTGAACTATTTCAGTTTCTTGACGCGCTCGGTCGCGCTGATGATGTCGGTGAGGCGGATGCCGAATTTCTCGTTCACCACCACCACCTCGCCGTGCGCGACCAGCGTGCCGTTCACCGTGACGTCCATCGGCTCGCCCGCGAGGCGGTCCAGCTCGACGACGGACCCCTGGTTCAGCTTAAGCAGGTTGCTGATCGATATCTTGGTACGGCCGATCTCGACCGCCACCGTGACCGGAATGTCCAGGATCATGTCCAGGCTCTTGTCGCCCATGGTGGATCCGGACGAATCGTCCTGCAGATTCTGGAAGCTGGCGCGTGCGTAGTCCTCGCCCTGCGCCATGGCGGCCCCGGCACCCGCCGCGTCGCTCATCGTTTTCGTTGCATCATTCATCACGCGACTCCTGTGATTGTCATTAGTTGCCTGCCGCGCTGGTGCTGCACCAGCTCAGTTACCTTGATGGCGTTCCTGCCGTCGGCGCTGCCGAAGACGCCGCGGAACACCGGAATATCGTCGACCACCGCGGTAATGGCGTCCGGGATCTCGATCGGGATGATGTCGCCGACCTGAAGACTGCTCAGCTGGCGCATGCTGATGCTGGCCTCCGTCAATGTGCTGGTCAGTTCCACCTCGGCGTGCATCAGCTCGTTGCGCAGGGACATGGTCCAGCGTTCGTCGCTCTCGACGAGGTCGCTCTGGACGCCGGACTCGAGCAGATCCCGGATCGGCTCGATCATGGCGTATGGCAGGGTGAAATGGATGTCCCCGCCGCCGCCCTCGAACTCGATGTGGAAACTGGAAACCACGACGACCTCGCTCGGGCTGACGATATTGGCGAAATTCGGATTGATCTCGGTGCTGACGAACTCGACATCGATCCCGACGACGGGATTCCAGGCCTCCTTGATATTGAGGAAGGCCATGTCAAGGATGATCTTGATGATGCGCTGTTCCGTGGGGGTGAATTCACGACCCTCGATCTTGGTGTTGAAACGGCCGCGCCCGCCGAAGAAATTGTCCACGAAGCTGAACACCAGCTTGGGATCGATCACCAGCAGGCCCATCCCCTTGAGCGGCGACACGCGGATGACGTTCAGGCTCGCCGGCATGAACAGGCTGTGGACGTACTCGTTGAACTTGACCATCTGCACGTTGCCGACCGCGATTTCGGCGCTGCGGCGCAGCAGATTGAAAAAGCTGATGCGCAGATGACGCGCCATGCGCTCGTTGATCATCTCCAGCGTGGGCAGCCGCCCGCGCACGATGCGGTCCTGGCTGGTGAAGTCGTAGTCGGCGACGTCGCCGGCCATGACCGGCTGATCGGATTCGGACTCGACCTCTCCCGTGGTGACGCCGTTGAGCAGCGCGTCGATCTCGTCCTGGCTCAGGATGTCATTGACTGCCATGGCGGCTCACTGCATCACGAAGCTGGTGAAGTAGACGGCTTCCGCCCCGGTGTTGCCCGTTTCCTCCTTGAGGATGGTCTGGACCTCGACCAGGGCCTTGTCGCGGATCGCCTGTTTACCCTCGGCCGTGGTGAGCGAGGCGTAATCCAGGTTGCTGAACATCATCACGAGATTGTTCCGGATCTGCGGCAGATGCGTCTTGATGGCGTCCGCGACGACCTGATCGCGGGTCATCGCCTCGATCTTGACCTGCAGGTAGCGGATCTGGACCCCCTCGATGAAGTTGACCACGAACGGATCGCCCAGCTCGACATAGATGGGTGGCGCCTTGGGCTCCTTCGCGGACTTCTTGTCCTTGGACTTCTTCGATTTCTCCTTGGGCGCCGCCTCGGCCGGGGCATCGCCACCGTCTTCGGCAGCAGCCACTTCATCGCCGGCCTTATGGCTAAGGGCCCCGGTCAGCAGCAGCGTGGCGCCCACGCTCGTCCCGATGAGGAGGATCACGGAGACAACGATCAGGAGGATCTTGAGGACCCCGCCCGATTTCTTCTTCGGCTTGGGTGTTTCGTTGTCTTCGTCTTCGTTGATCTCTTCGTCTTTTCTCGCCATCTCGTTCCCTTCCCTTGTGCACGGAGTTCGTAATAACGTCCTGCCCAGATTTAGCAAGACATGTGCCAGCGGAAGAGAAAAATTATTATTTAATAATTACAACATGTTGTGTCGCGCTCTCGCGAGGATGACGGCATCTTGACGTCGATGCCTTCCTCCCGGGACAGGGATGGCGGAAATGCGATGGCGAGCGTGCCCTGTGCCGGCGGGCCGGAAACCGGCGCGGCGGTACCGCCCGACGAACGGGAAAGACGGCGTGTGGTCGCGAAAGCGGGATCAGGCGTACAGATCGACGAGTCCGCGAATCTCGCGCGGCCGGTCCGCGCCGGGGCCCGCCGCGTCATCGGCCGGACCGGACTCGGCACGCGCCACGGACTCGGCCCCGGGCTGGCGCGCCGATGAACGGCCGCCATCGGACAAGGAGTGCTGGGAGACGTCTACGTTGACGGCGCCGAATCCCTGTTCGCTCATCAGGTCACGCAGCCGCGGCAGGCTGTCCTGCAGGGACTCGCGCACCAGCGCGTGCTGGCTCGACAGCGTCACGTTCATCTGGCGATCGGAATCGACGCTGACGCGTATCTCGAGCGGGCCCAGTTGCGGCGGATTGATCTTCAGTTCCGCGCTCTGGATCTGGTTGCCGAGCGCCCAGCGGATGCGCTGGCCGAGTTCATCGCTCCATTCCGGATGGCGCAACGGCGTTTGCAGGGCGGGGCCCGGCACCGGGACGTCTCCCCGGGGCTGGGCGGCCGCGCCGGCCTGGGCATAGGTCAACGCGGCGGCATTCGCCGGCACGCCGCCTTCGGGATCGCGCAACAAGGCATGGACGGCCTCGCCGCGAAGCGGATTTGCGCCGTCATTCGCGCCGAGGCGCGCCAGCAGCTCCTGCAGACGCGCACCGACGTCCGGCGTCGAGGCCGGCGCCGGCGCCGTCGCTTCCGGTCCCGTGGGTACGGATACGGATCCAGGCGCGGCCGGGGGCATGGGGGATGGCGAGGACGCGGCCGTCACGGCGCCGCCGTTGGTCGATGATGAACTCGGACCCGGTGCGGGCGTGGCTGCATGCGTGGATCGTGGCGCGGGTACCGCGGGGTTCGGCACGGGGATGCGTACGGGTTCCGCAGCGTCGGCATCACCTTCCGCCTCCACGACGGTCTCGCCGGTGGTCTGGACGGCGGCGGGCGCCGGGACGGTGATCGGTGCAGCGACGATGACCGGGGCTGCGGTAACGGGAGGTTCGTGTGCCGCGGCCGGCGCTTGCCCGGCCTCCGGTATCACAACCGGCGGGTCCGGCGGTAGCACAGGCGCAGCGCCTGCGCACGGATCGAGATCATCGCCGGCGTCATCCGGCTCAACCCCCGTAGTGAACTCCAGCCGATCGGCAACCGATGTCTCCGCCGGCTGCACCGGCAAGGTCTTGCCGTCCTGCGGCAAGAATGCCGCGGGTGAGCCGGGATTCGATGGTGCGGAAACCGGCACAAACTCCGCACAGACCTCACCTTCCGGCTCCGCCTGAACATCTCCGGCGATGGACGGATCCGGCGGAAGCACGGGTGTAGGGAGCGCATCCTGAGACGTCACACCCGGCGCGGCGACACCTTGGGGACGCGGCGCGGCAAGGAGAAAATTCATCAGGGAATCAAACGAATCGGTCTCAGCGGAGGACATCGCCGGCAATGTGCCATCGTCGGCAACTACGGCCTGGCCCGCCGGGCCCGGGACACCGGGCAAAATAGGAATACCCACGCCTGCAGTGCTTACCGCCATGACTTCCCCGCTCCCCGTGATCGTTGCCGTCGGTCGTATCCGCCAGGCAAAATGCAAGTCCCACGCCAGCCGAAACCGGCGCTGATATTATTCCTCGCCGCCGAAACCCGGGCGGGCACGCTGTGCGCGATCGTCGCTCTCGCGCTGTTCGCGCCGCTGCACGCGCGAGACCTCCTCGCGCTGGAAGCGGTCGATGACCTTGTCGAGTGCGCGCCGCTTGGAGCTTACCTCGTTCCAGTAGCGGTTGTGCTGGTCCAGTTCGCGCCGGCATTCCTCCAGCAGCTTTTTCTGCTGCTGGATCGCCGCATCGAGGCGCTCGGTGAAACGCCTGTACTCCTTGAAGCGCTCAATGGTGGCGCCGCCACCTTCCGTCTGGAAGCGCTGTTGATACTCGCGCAGGAATTTCTCGAGGTCGGCCAGGCGGCGCTCCTGGGACAGATAACGGTTGCGCGACTCGCCCAGCACGCGCGTCGCCTGGATCTCCTTGTCCCGCTGCAGCCCGGCGATGGGTTCCAGCCGTTCCGATCTCGTCATGATGTCATCTCCCACCCGGATTTCGACAGTACGTTATTTCTTCGCCTTCTGCGGCACGTTTCCGCCCAGCAGTTCGCCCAGGCCGCGCAAACCGTCGCGGAAGGTGACGCGCTCGTTCAGGCCCTGCTGGAGGAACTGCGTCAGGCGCGGATGGTAATCGACGGCCTCGTCCACCCTGGGGTCGCTGCCCTTGGCGTAGGCGCCGACGCTGATCAGGTCACGATTGCGGCGATAGGTCGAATAGAGCTGCTTGAAACGTATGGCCTGGCGCTGGTGTTCGGGACTGACGATCTCGCTCATCACGCGGCTTACCGAAGCCTCGATGTCGATCGCCGGATAATGGCCCGCGTCCGCCAGTTCACGGTTGAGCACGATGTGGCCGTCGAGGATCGCGCGCGCGGCGTCGGCGATCGGATCCTGCTGGTCATCGCCCTCCGCCAGCACGGTATACAGCGCGGTGATCGAACCGTTGCCGTCGCCGTTGCCCGCGCGCTCGACCAGCTGCGGCAGCTTGGCGAACACCGAGGGCGGATAGCCGCGCGTGGCCGGCGGTTCGCCGATGGCGAGGGCGATCTCGCGCTGCGCCTGGGCATAGCGCGTCAGCGAATCCATCAGCAGGAGCACCTTGAGCCCCTTGTCACGGAAATACTCCGCGATGCTGGTCGCGAGCATGGCGCCGTGCAGGCGCAGCATGGGCGGTGTATCGGCCGGTGTCGCCACCACCACCGCGCGCGCCATCCCGTGCGTACCCAGGATACGGTTGGTGAATTCCTTCACCTCGCGGCCGCGTTCGCCGATCATGCCGACGACGGTCACATCGGCGTCGGTGTAGCGCGTCATCATGCCGAGCAGGACGCTCTTGCCCACGCCGCTGCCGGCAAACAGGCCCAGGCGCTGGCCGCGGCCGATGGTCAGCAGGCTGTTGATGGCGCGCACGCCGACATCGAGCGGTTCGCTGATGACGCGGCGCTGCAGGGGATTGATCGGCCGGCCGAGCAGGGGATAGGTGGTCTCGCTGCGTACCGGACCGCGCCCATCGAGCGGCTTTCCCGTGCCGTCGAGCACCCGGCCGAGCAGGCCGTCGCCGACCGCCGCCTCGTAGATCCGGCCGGTGGGAATGACGCGCGCATTCGGCACCAGGCCGCGAATCTCGCCGCTCGGCATCAGGAAGGTCCTGTCGCCCGCGAAGCCCACCACCTCGGCCTCGAGCGGATGACCCGAGGGGTTGTCGATCAGACAGCGGTCACCGATCGCCGCCTGGCAACCGACCGCTTCCAGCGTCAGTCCGACCATGCGTGTAATCTTGCCCTCCACCACCAGCGGAGGCGCGTTCTTCAGTACCGCGCCACGCTCGGCGAGGCGCCGGCGCCATACCGGCGCGCGATCGAGCTCAGACAACACCGGCATCCTCCTGGCGCTCGCCGCCGAGCAGCTCCGCAGCGATCGCCGCGAACTGCCGTTCCACGCTGGCGTCGACGCGCGAGTTATCGGTCTCCAGCCGGCAGCCGCCGCGCGCGAGCGCCGGATCTTCCAGGATCTTCCAGCCGGATTCCTCGCCCTGCAAGGCAGCGAGATTCTCGCGCAGGGTCTCCGCGTCGGCCGGGTTGACGAACAGACGGACGTTACGCGAGGCAACCGGCAGTATCGCGGCCGCGCGCTGCACCACGGCGACGATCTGGCCGGGATCGGTCTTCAGCTCGCGGCGGATGACGTGGCGGGCGATGGACAGCGCGAGCGTGGTGATCTCTTCCACCACCCCGTCGTCGAGCTGGTGCAGCGGCCGGGACAGCAGATTCAGTATCCCCTCCAGCCGATCCGCCTTTTCCCTGGCCAGCGCCGCGCCTTTTTCCAGGCCCTCGCGCTGCCCGAGCGCGAACCCTTCCTCGTAGGCCTGTTGCTGGATCTGTTCCATGCGGGTCGCGGTCAGATGACCGCCATGAGCGACCGGATCGCCGGCCGCCGCGCCGCCCACCCGCGGCAGTTCCCAGCGCTCGCAGGCATCTGCCGCGGCGCCGCTGATGACCTTAAACGTACTCTTCTCCACCCTTGCCACCCAGTGAGATGTCGCCGGACTCGGACAGGCGCCGCGCGATGGCGAGGATCTCCTTCTGCGCCACTTCCACTTCGCTCAGGCGCACCGGCCCCTTCGCCTCCAGATCGTCGCGCAGCATCTCGCCCGCCCGTTTCGACATGTTCTTGAAGACCTTCTCCTTGAGCGCCTCCTCGGCCCCCTTCAGCGCGATCACCAGCGTCTCGGAGGACACCTCGCGCAGCAGGGACTGGATGCCGCGGTCGTCCAGCGCGGACAGATCGTCGAACACGAACATGAGATCCTGGATCTTGTCGCCCAGCTCCTTGTCGAACTCGTTGATCTGATCCATGATCGTCGTCTCCAGCGCGGATTCCATGCTGTTGAGGATGTTGGCGGCGACCTTGATGCCACCGACCGTGGACGACTTGACGTTGGAATTGCCGCGGAACTGCTCCTCGATGACCTGATTCAGTTCCTGCAGGGCGGTCGGCTGCAGGCGGTCGAGCACGGCGATCCTGAGCAGGACGTCCGCGCGGACCTTTTCCGACAACAGCGTCAGCACCTCGGCGGCCTGATCGTTGTCGAGGTAGGACAGCACCACCGCGATGATCTGCGGGTGCTCCATCTTGATGACTTCGTAGATCTCGTGGGAGTCCATCCACTTGAGCTGATCGAGCCCGGAGTCCGCCCCCCCGAGCATGACACGATTGATGATGTTCCCGGCCTTGTCCTGCCCGAGCGCCTTCACCAGCACGGTCTGCAGGTAATCCTGCGCCGCCATGCCGAACGAGGTTTCGTGGCCGACCGACTGCACGAATTCCTTCAGCACCGTGTTGGCCTGTTCGGTCGAAACCTTGCTCAGATTCGCCATCGCCGAGCTCAGGCGATGGACCTCCTTGGGCCCGATATATTTGAATACCTCGGCGGCGTTCTGTTCGCCGAGACTCATCAGCAACACGGCCGCCTTCTCGACGCCGCTGATTTCGGATGCCTGTTTCTTATCCGCCATGGTCCACGCTCCGGATTACTCCGCCCCCACCCAGTTCCTGACCACCTGGGCGGTGCGCCTCGGATCCTGCGCGGCCAGCGTGCGCGCCATGTTCAGATTGGTATCCAGATTGCCGCCGCCTGCGCCCCCGGGCAGCGCCGCCGGGCGCATCCCGCCGCTCAGGGTCAGCTGGTCCTCCGCCATCTGGCCCTCGCCGTGCGGCAAGGCCTGCGGTATCGCCTTTCCCTTCGCGGCGAGCTCGCGCAGGACCGGCCGCAGGACGCCGAAGATCAGGAAGAGTACGATCCCGATACCGAGCGCCTGCTTGGCGATATCCCACACGTTCAGCTGCTCGAACATGGACGGCTCGGGGAGCTCTTCCGGCGCCGGCGGCAGCGTGAAGGACTGGTTGATCACATTGACGCTGTCGCCGCGCTCGGCATCGAACCCGATCGCCTCCTTCACCAGGTTGGTGATGCGCGCGATCTCCTCCTCGCTGAGCGGTTCACGCACCGTGTCGCCGTCCTCATTGACCGTCGCGCGGTCGTCGATCACCACGGCGGCCGACAGGCGCGTGATGGCCGCGCCGTTGCGCTTGGTGTGACTGATGGTCTTGTCGATCTCATAGTTGCGCGTGGTGCGCTGGACCGAACTGCCGGCCGGCGCGGCCGAATCGGCCGTCTGGGCCGCCGCGCCGGTCGAGGGGGCCTGATTGGACAGACTGCCGGGCACGCCGCCGAGCGACTGGGACGACAGGGTCTTCTCATCGACCGTCTGCTCGCTGCGCACCGCGGGCGGATTCGGATTGAAGCTTTCCTGGGTCTCCTCGGTCACGGTGAAATCCAGATTGGCGTTGACCTGCGCCTTGACCGCCCCGAGACCGGCGATCGGGGTCACGATGTCCTCGATACGCTTGGTGTAATACGCCTCGATGCGCTTGCGGTAATCGAACTGCGTGGCGGTCAGACGCATGTCGTCGCCCGCCTCGGGCTGGGTCAGCAGGCGCCCCTGCTGGTCCACGATCGTGACCTGGTCGACGTCGAGGTTGGGGATGCTGGCCGCGACCATATGCCCGATCGCGGCAACCTGGCCTTCATCCAGGCTGCGACCGGCATACAGGTCGACCATGACCGAGGCGGTCGGCTTTTTCTGACTGCGGACGAAGGCCGTCTGCTTGGGGATGGCGAGATGAACCCGCGCCGCGCGCACCGAGCTGATCGAGGCGATGGTCTGCGCCAGCTCGCCCTCGAGCGCGCGCTGGTAGCGCGCGTTTTCCATGAACTGGCTGACCCCGAACCCCTTCTGGTTGTCGAGCAGCTCGAAACCGGCACCGACGCCCTTGGGCAGCCCCTCACCGGCCAGTTTGAGTCGCGCCTCGTGCACCTGGTCCGCCGGGACCAGCACCGTGCCGGCGCCGTCGGCCAGTTCGTAGGCGATGCCGGATTTCTGCAACGATTGCACCACCGCGGCCGAATCCTGCTCGGCCAGCCCGCTGTACAGCATGCGATAGCTCGGTTTCTGGGACCACAATACCACCGCGACGCCGATGGCCACGCTGGCCGCGAGGCCCGCCATCAAACCGAACTGGCGCAGCAGGGTAAGGCCGTAAAACCCCCGTGCCGGCATCACCACATTATCCTTCGTCACTACCGCCATCTTGCCTCCAGAAACCGTTCCTCAACTGAATCATTCCGGCCCGAACTCCGTAGCCGGCCGCGTCAGATCTGCATGTTCATGATGTCCTGATATGCGCTGACCAGGCGGTTGCGTACCTGCATCATGAGCTGGAATTCGATGCTCGCCTTCTGCGAGGCGATCATGACGCGGGAAATGTCGACGCTCTCGTCGCCACGCTGGAACGCCTCCTTGAGTGCGGCCGATTCCTGCTGGGCGTCGTTGACGTTGTTGACCGCCCGCGACAGCATGTCCGAGAAATCGATCCCGGCCGCCCCGCCACCACCCTGCGCCGGCGAACCGCCGGCAGCCGTGGCCATCGACCGTAACTGGGAGATCAGCTGAGTGGGGTTGATATCCGTCATGATCACATCTCCTCGCCGCGCATGCGCCGGCCCTGGGTCCTCATTTCGATCCCTTCCCTATGCACGTTCCGAGCCAGTCAGTCCGGCAACTCGATGCCGGCCTCGCGCAAGCGCGC is part of the Gammaproteobacteria bacterium genome and harbors:
- the fliE gene encoding flagellar hook-basal body complex protein FliE codes for the protein MTDINPTQLISQLRSMATAAGGSPAQGGGGAAGIDFSDMLSRAVNNVNDAQQESAALKEAFQRGDESVDISRVMIASQKASIEFQLMMQVRNRLVSAYQDIMNMQI